Proteins co-encoded in one Christiangramia fulva genomic window:
- a CDS encoding potassium transporter Kup: protein MKSNDKVPSRRMFTLSLAALGVVFGDIGTSPLYAVRECFFGDFGVEPTTINVMGAISLIFWALILVISLKYLTLILRADNDGEGGILALMELVLPRKKKTRRLVILTMGLFGAALLYGDGMITPAISVLSATEGLKVATPFFEPYVVIITVIILIGLFIFQKRGTHGVGMIFGPLILIWFLSIAALGVSSIIKTPEILKAANPYYAFEFFKTNSWHGIFILGAVFLVVTGGEALYADIGHFGKKPIRWAWFTVVLPCLLMNYFGQGALLLRDTTRLENPFYHLAPTWGLYPLVIIATIATIIASQAIITGAFSLTFQALQLGYFPRLKVVHTSEKEEGQIYMPHINWMIFIGTITLVLAFQTSSNLAAAYGIAVTTTMVITTLLAFIAMRKLWNWKLPIAIVITIFLLCIDLSFLYANIDKIPDGGWVPLLVAALIYFTMTTWSKGRRILSIQLTKIMTPLKRFIRELKEKEVERIPLTAIYFTKSPDRTPPALVQNVKHNMVVHEQVVIASVNFKSVPHIPPAKRITIKQLGNGFFRLIISYGYMDRTNLPLTISTIKDDNLKIDMENVVYCLGRETLIVHGKLGMAEWRESLFSFLSRNSQRATRYFNLPPEHVLEIGTNIEM from the coding sequence ATGAAAAGTAACGACAAAGTTCCCTCCAGGCGAATGTTTACACTAAGCTTAGCCGCCTTAGGGGTTGTTTTTGGTGATATTGGTACGAGTCCGTTATACGCCGTCAGAGAATGTTTTTTCGGAGACTTTGGAGTAGAACCTACCACTATTAATGTTATGGGAGCTATTTCCTTAATTTTTTGGGCCCTCATTTTAGTGATAAGTCTTAAATATCTTACCCTTATTTTAAGAGCCGATAATGATGGAGAAGGTGGAATACTTGCCTTAATGGAACTTGTACTGCCCCGAAAGAAAAAAACCAGAAGGTTAGTTATCCTAACCATGGGACTTTTTGGAGCAGCCTTATTATATGGTGACGGCATGATCACGCCGGCAATTTCTGTTTTAAGTGCCACAGAAGGATTAAAAGTAGCCACTCCTTTTTTTGAACCTTATGTGGTGATCATTACCGTGATCATACTTATTGGACTTTTTATTTTTCAGAAAAGAGGAACGCATGGTGTTGGGATGATCTTTGGACCCCTTATCCTGATCTGGTTTTTGTCTATTGCGGCACTGGGGGTATCTTCTATCATTAAAACTCCTGAAATTCTGAAGGCAGCAAATCCGTATTACGCTTTTGAATTCTTCAAAACCAATAGCTGGCATGGGATTTTTATTTTAGGCGCGGTATTTCTGGTAGTCACAGGAGGAGAAGCCCTGTATGCAGATATTGGCCATTTTGGAAAAAAACCCATTCGCTGGGCATGGTTTACCGTTGTATTGCCGTGTTTATTAATGAATTATTTCGGCCAGGGAGCATTGCTTTTGCGCGATACCACAAGATTAGAAAACCCATTTTATCACCTTGCACCTACCTGGGGTTTATATCCTTTGGTGATCATTGCTACAATAGCGACTATTATTGCTTCGCAGGCGATCATTACCGGGGCGTTCAGCTTAACTTTCCAGGCATTACAACTTGGATATTTCCCGCGTTTAAAAGTCGTTCATACTTCAGAAAAAGAAGAAGGACAGATCTATATGCCACATATCAACTGGATGATCTTTATAGGAACAATTACATTGGTACTTGCATTCCAGACATCAAGTAACCTGGCAGCGGCTTACGGAATTGCAGTTACAACCACCATGGTGATAACCACTTTGCTGGCCTTTATCGCCATGAGAAAATTGTGGAACTGGAAGCTCCCTATAGCAATCGTTATAACTATTTTCCTGCTTTGCATCGACCTTTCCTTTCTCTACGCTAACATAGATAAAATTCCCGATGGCGGTTGGGTACCCTTACTGGTTGCAGCTCTCATCTATTTCACAATGACCACCTGGTCTAAAGGAAGAAGAATCTTAAGCATTCAGCTCACCAAGATCATGACTCCTTTAAAGAGATTCATCAGAGAATTAAAGGAGAAAGAAGTTGAAAGGATTCCTTTAACAGCTATTTACTTTACCAAATCGCCGGACAGGACTCCACCGGCCCTGGTTCAAAATGTCAAACACAATATGGTTGTTCACGAACAGGTCGTAATCGCTTCAGTGAATTTTAAGTCGGTTCCGCATATTCCGCCAGCTAAGCGAATCACCATTAAACAGTTGGGAAATGGCTTTTTCCGTTTGATCATCAGTTATGGTTATATGGACCGAACAAATCTTCCTTTAACAATTTCTACCATAAAAGATGATAATTTGAAAATTGACATGGAAAATGTGGTGTATTGCCTGGGAAGGGAAACCCTAATCGTACATGGTAAATTAGGAATGGCTGAA